Proteins encoded by one window of Musa acuminata AAA Group cultivar baxijiao chromosome BXJ2-9, Cavendish_Baxijiao_AAA, whole genome shotgun sequence:
- the LOC135623167 gene encoding uncharacterized protein LOC135623167 encodes MPPAMVDFGSRPAPSSPLRNPSKGEISASGSPSFHLRSGIPSSGGPNSSSVFGFPHRSVLGQQPPASRGLKNADFDGKFAAPVPPVPLSPIHPVPVPGRPLSAAGLSKPRLVKVRKHLASPRVRSAATTNANDGSGFNPFHSGPVGIESDISGRHQRDGVQGLDEKFHGRNPLESEAGSKIPEHSSSGSLKSAKPGSAGFVMSDGGAFVFGSSEKKGSNLGRSKGKKFVKSENTGYGSDNSMKNVASANVVKETFSFSRYSNRSSDDGLYVFGSGMKNFSSEQGPPADLSDQNVRNLASIKSQSDGFVFGTTSVMNLGKEDDGSGNNPVHKPHSDACIFQSDLKQSSNSCENSSENLSGRNNGIFEFGKSESAAFVFGTDSVLLSGVKNIGSSSIHGGPSSFVDGNTGRGIFSSEGVQSKSDNSSGNEDSRLKNSGSIRSECYFFGASISSNFGSKDNGTKDVINNVISEGGREPNVGSSVCGNATSLNSNLGQESFIALDVDTVSRLHVEMRKLNLQRPDNEVEPEKAKQADCRAKINEGNTFVFGRSQSYLNSSGATDCSKLREAGTPFVSSLSGHDTLSVASGLNFASVCEDQKLPHMEFTTPIHVTPMLSKESLFTGPHQNKEFNVKRESRTTRKKRREKSRQSVPLHKDFSKTFASVEKVVETVEKFSSGGYSPMDYSPYDEISDESRHIFSSCESIGTKESVPVGERKEDPVSATQHLYINKDGVTLREHENSGSRDYIERDSVDKSSFIGEQITENGREKYFFKSDNMDRTLTSNAAGMKAETESCSSNFEPQANENENCFNLNSSLESFPGSDFTFGELAFNQGLLSAEKRQHRKKSRMRSSKNLNNSIPKVSVPMVPPSENLLPDANSVQPVAERDFKGKLSVPQNGDDVVAERQKKLEKRKDPISTVGATATEQEVCNQWRLRGNQAYSNGDMSKAEDFYTRGLNSISITEVSRSNNKALMLCYSNRAAARMSLGRMREALSDCMMAAKIDPSFLRAQVRAACCHLALGEIEDALKHFKNCLQSNNEGSLDHKILVEASDGLLKTQQVADYMVQSEELMLKKSSNEAAKALQIIIEALFICPYSERLMERKAEAFLMLRRYKEVIVFCEQTIEIAERNYALCRVSTDNSEDMQSCPMRLWRLNLMSKSYFYLGRFEEAVELLKKHEKVTYKEDKNVNGSSESLASLCGTINELLRLKAAGNAAFQAGRHLDAVEHYSAALACNTESRPFTAICFCNRAAAYQALGQVTDAIADCSIAIALVASYAKAISRRATLHEMIRDYGQAANDLRRLISLLKNQSKDKDSQAGVLGINSGNNDLNQAHVRLCSVEEEARKETPLDLYMILGIEVSSSAADVKKAYRKAALRHHPDKAGQLLARNETIDDGFWREVADEVHKDADRLFKMIGEAYTVLSDATKRLQYDAEEELRTTLRKTCGGRCTSKTQDNHSSPSERRRWRAYASTHQRWSESSRYYK; translated from the exons ATGCCGCCCGCGATGGTAGACTTTGGGTCCCGCCCCGCGCCTTCCTCCCCTCTTCGAAACCCTAGTAAAGGTGAGATCTCCGCTTCCGGTTCTCCTTCATTCCATCTCCGCAGCGGCATTCCTTCCTCTGGCGGCCCCAATTCAAGTTCCGTGTTTGGTTTCCCGCATCGGAGTGTCCTAGGGCAACAGCCCCCTGCTTCGAGGGGATTAAAGAACGCTGATTTTGATGGAAAATTCGCTGCCCCAGTTCCTCCTGTACCTCTCTCTCCAATCCACCCCGTTCCAGTTCCGGGGAGGCCATTGTCGGCTGCGGGGCTCTCAAAACCTCGACTTGTGAAGGTGAGGAAGCATCTGGCCTCGCCTCGGGTGAGGTCGGCAGCGACTACGAACGCCAATGATGGCTCTGGGTTCAATCCATTCCATTCCGGCCCTGTCGGCATAGAGTCGGATATTTCTGGGCGGCATCAGAGGGACGGAGTTCAGGGGCTTGACGAGAAGTTTCATGGACGGAATCCATTGGAATCTGAGGCAGGTTCAAAGATTCCAGAACATTCAAGTTCAGGTAGTTTAAAGTCTGCAAAACCTGGGAGTGCTGGTTTTGTTATGAGTGACGGGGGAGCTTTTGTCTTTGGAAGCAGTGAAAAGAAAGGTTCAAATTTGGGTCGGAGCAAAGGAAAAAAATTTGTCAAGTCTGAGAACACTGGTTATGGGTCGGACAACAGTATGAAAAATGTAGCGTCTGCAAATGTGGTGAAGGAAACATTTAGCTTCAGTCGTTACTCAAATAGAAGTTCTGACGATGGTTTATATGTGTTCGGTAGTGGTATGAAGAATTTTTCTTCAGAACAAGGCCCTCCAGCGGACCTGAGTGATCAGAATGTCAGGAATCTTgcatctattaagtcccaaagtgaTGGTTTTGTCTTTGGCACCACTTCTGTAATGAACCTAGGCAAAGAAGATGATGGATCCGGTAATAACCCAGTCCATAAACCTCATTCCGATGCTTGTATCTTTCAAAGTGATCTGAAGCAAAGTTCAAATTCTTGTGAAAATTCATCAGAAAATTTAAGCGGTAGGAATAATGGCATCTTTGAGTTTGGGAAGTCGGAAAGTGCTGCTTTTGTCTTTGGTACAGATTCTGTGTTGCTTTCTGGTGTGAAAAATATTGGTTCCAGTAGCATCCATGGAGGTCCGTCTAGCTTTGTTGACGGGAATACAGGTAGGGGTATATTTTCTAGTGAGGGTGTTCAGAGCAAAAGTGATAATTCAAGTGGGAATGAGGATTCGAGATTGAAAAATTCTGGATCTATCAGGtctgaatgttatttctttggtgCAAGCATATCCAGCAATTTTGGTAGCAAAGACAATGGTACCAAGGATGTGATAAATAATGTTATTAGTGAAGGTGGTAGGGAACCCAATGTAGGTTCTTCTGTATGTGGAAATGCCACAAGTTTAAATTCTAATTTGGGCCAGGAATCATTTATCGCTTTGGATGTGGACACAGTCTCGAGGCTTCACGTCGAAATGAGGAAGTTGAACTTGCAGAGACCTGATAATGAGGTTGAGCCAGAGAAGGCAAAGCAAGCTGATTGCAGGGCTAAGATTAATGAGGGTAATACTTTTGTTTTTGGTAGAAGCCAGAGTTACCTGAATTCCTCTGGTGCTACTGACTGTTCCAAGCTCAGGGAAGCAGGTACAccttttgtttcatcattatctgGCCATGATACTCTGTCTGTTGCTAGTGGTTTAAATTTTGCAAGTGTATGTGAAGATCAGAAGTTACCACACATGGAATTTACAACACCTATACATGTTACTCCTATGTTGTCAAAGGAGAGCTTATTTACTGGACCTCATCAAAATAAGGAATTTAATGTGAAGCGAGAATCTAGAACtacaagaaagaaaaggagagagaaatcTAGACAATCTGTTCCACTGCACAAGGACTTTTCTAAAACATTTGCCTCAGTGGAAAAAGTTGTTGAAACTGTGGAAAAGTTCTCTTCTGGTGGTTACTCACCAATGGATTATTCTCCTTATGACGAGATATCTGATGAATCCCGCCATATTTTTTCCTCCTGTGAGTCAATTGGTACAAAAGAATCTGTTCCTGTAGGTGAAAGAAAAGAAGATCCTGTTTCTGCAACACAGCACTTGTATATTAATAAAGATGGTGTAACACTTAGAGAACATGAAAATAGTGGTTCTAGAGATTATATTGAGAGGGATTCTGTTGACAAGTCTTCGTTTATAGGCGAACAAATTACGGAAAATggtagagaaaaatattttttcaaatctGACAACATGGATCGTACTTTGACCAGCAACGCTGCTGGAATGAAAGCAGAAACTGAATCCTGTAGTTCAAATTTTGAGCCACAAGCTAATGAGAATGAAAACTGCTTTAATCTTAACTCCAGCTTAGAAAGTTTTCCTGGCTCTGATTTTACCTTTGGTGAATTAGCTTTTAATCAAGGTCTGTTATCAGCGGAAAAACGTCAACACAGAAAGAAAAGTAGGATGAGAAGTTCCAAGAACTTGAATAATTCAATCCCGAAGGTCAGTGTTCCGATGGTTCCCCCTTCTGAGAATTTGTTACCAGATGCCAATTCTGTGCAACCTGTTGCTGAAAGAGACTTCAAGGGCAAGCTATCTGTTCCTCAAAATGGGGATGATGTCGTAGCTGAGAGACAGAAAAaattggaaaagagaaaagatcCCATATCCACGGTTGGAGCAACTGCCACTGAGCAGGAAGTCTGTAACCAGTGGCGTCTCAG GGGCAACCAAGCATATTCAAATGGGGACATGTCAAAAGCTGAGGATTTTTATACTCGAGGGTTGAATTCCATCTCTATAACGGAAGTTTCTAGAAGCAACAATAAGGCATTAATGCTGTGTTACAGCAACCGTGCAGCTGCACGAATGTCTCTTGGAAGAATGAGAGAAGCACTTTCTGACTGTATGATGGCTGCTAAAATTGACCCCAGCTTTCTCAGGGCTCAAGTTAGGGCTGCATG TTGTCATCTTGCATTGGGTGAAATTGAAGATGCCTTGAAGCATTTCAAGAATTGCTTACAATCAAACAATGAGGGAAGTTTAGACCACAAAATCTTAGTGGAGGCTTCTGATGGTCTACTGAAAACTCAG CAAGTTGCTGATTACATGGTTCAGTCCGAGGAACTTAtgctgaaaaaatcatctaatgAAGCAGCAAAGGCATTACAGATAATCATTGAGGCCCTGTTTATATGTCCATATTCAGAAAGATTGATGGAAAGAAAAGCAGAGGCTTTTCTAATG TTGCGGAGATACAAAGAGGTGATTGTTTTCTGTGAGCAGACCATTGAAATTGCTGAAAGAAATTATGCTCTGTGTAGAGTCAGCACAGATAATTCTGAAGACATGCAAAGTTGTCCCATGAGGCTCTGGCGTTTGAATCTTATGTCCAAGTCTTATTTCTATTTGGGGAGATTTGAGGAGGCAGTTGAGTTACTAAAGAAGCATGAAAAAGTGACATATAAAGAAGACAA GAACGTTAATGGGTCTTCAGAATCTCTGGCATCATTGTGTGGCACCATAAATGAACTCTTACGTCTTAAG GCTGCTGGGAATGCAGCTTTTCAAGCAGGAAGACATCTGGATGCAGTAGAACATTATTCTGCTGCTTTAGCATGCAATACTGAGTCACGTCCTTTTACAGCAATTTGCTTCTGTAATCGTGCTGCTGCTTATCAAGCCCTAGGCCAAGTTACAGATGCCATTGCAGACTGTAGTATAGCAATCGCCCTTGTTGCCAGTTATGCAAAG GCAATTTCAAGGAGAGCCACCTTGCATGAGATGATCAGAGACTATGGCCAGGCTGCTAATGACCTCCGCAGACTTATCTCTCTTCTGAAAAATCAATCTAAGGATAAAGACAGTCAAGCTGGAGTTTTGGGAATAAATAGTGGCAATAATGATCTAAACCAGGCCCATGTTCGTCTTTGTAGTGTGGAGGAGGAAGCCAGAAAGGAGACTCCTCTAGATTTATACATGATACT AGGAATTGAAGTATCTAGTTCTGCAGCTGATGTAAAAAAGGCATATCGAAAAGCTGCATTGAGACACCACCCAGACAAGGCTGGGCAGTTATTGGCCAGGAATGAAACTATTGATGATGGTTTTTGGAGAGAAGTGGCTGATGAAGTTCACAAGGATGCTGATAGGTTATTCAAGATGATAGGAGAGGCATACACTGTTCTTTCAGATGCGACCAAG CGCTTACAATATGATGCCGAAGAGGAGTTAAGGACCACCTTGAGAAAAACCTGTGGTGGGAGATGCACATCAAAAACCCAAGACAATCACAGCAGTCCATCTGAGAGGCGTAGGTGGCGAGCATATGCAAGCACACATCAGAGGTGGTCAGAATCTTCACGATATTACAAGTGA